In Dolichospermum flos-aquae CCAP 1403/13F, the following proteins share a genomic window:
- a CDS encoding type II toxin-antitoxin system PemK/MazF family toxin, with protein sequence MVVNRFDVFLVNLDPTIGSEIKKTRPCLIISPNEINHHIATVIVAPMTTKGQPYPTRVTCQFQGQNGQIVLDQIRTVDKTRLVKLLGQITTEEQKTVLDILAEMFAE encoded by the coding sequence ATGGTAGTTAACAGATTTGATGTTTTCCTAGTTAATCTTGACCCTACCATTGGGAGTGAAATTAAAAAAACACGCCCCTGCTTAATAATTTCACCAAACGAGATAAACCACCATATTGCCACCGTCATAGTTGCACCAATGACAACAAAAGGGCAACCATACCCCACAAGAGTAACCTGTCAATTTCAAGGACAAAATGGACAAATTGTATTAGACCAAATTCGCACAGTAGATAAAACTCGATTAGTCAAACTTCTGGGTCAAATTACTACAGAAGAACAAAAAACAGTTCTGGATATCCTAGCTGAAATGTTCGCCGAATAA
- the secA gene encoding preprotein translocase subunit SecA, which translates to MLKLLLGDPNARKLKKYQPYITEINLLEEDIKPLSDEQLKAKTVEFKQRLANGDTLDDILPEAFAVVRESGRRVLGLRHFDVQLQGGIILHTGQIAEMKTGEGKTLVATLPSYLNALTGKGVHVITVNDYLARRDAEWMGQVHRFLGLSVGLIQSTMTPSERQKNYECDITYVTNSEIGFDYLRDNMATSMAEVVQRPFNFCVIDEVDSILVDEARTPLIISGQVERPTEKYLQAAEIAFSLQKDEHYEVNEKDRNVLLTDEGFAESENQLGVTDLFDPEDPWAHFMFNAIKAKELFLKDVNYIVRNDEIVIVDEFTGRVLPGRRWSDGLHQAIEAKEHVEIQPETQTLATITYQNLFLLYPKLGGMTGTAKTEEVEFEKIYKREVTIIPTNRIRRREDLSDMVFKTEPGKWGAIAKECAEMHENGRPVLVGTTSVEKSELLSRLLKEMEIPHELLNARPENVEREAEIIAQAGRSGAVTIATNMAGRGTDIILGGNSEYMARLKLREYFMPRIVSPEDDDSFGMQRASGLPIGGSGGGQGFVPGKKVKTWRASPEIFPTQLRKETEQLLKAAVEVAVKAYGERSLPELEAEEKVAVAAEKAPTDDLVIQKLREAYQQIKHEYEEFTVREHDDVVNRGGLHVIGTERHESRRIDNQLRGRAGRQGDPGTTRFFLSLEDNLLRIFGGDRVAGLMNAFQVEEDMPIESGMLTRSLEGAQKKVETYYYDIRKQVFEYDEVMNNQRRAIYAERRRVLEGQDLKEQVIKYAEKTMDDIVDYYINPDLPSEEWELEKLVDKVKEFVYLLADMQSGQLEDMGVPEIKAFLHEQARIAYDMKEAQIDQIQPGLMRQAERFFILQRIDTLWREHLQQMDALRESVGLRGYGQKDPLIEYKSEGYELFLDMMVNIRRDVVYSLFMFQPQAQQTAEMV; encoded by the coding sequence ATGCTAAAACTTTTGTTGGGCGATCCCAACGCTCGTAAACTTAAAAAATACCAACCTTACATTACAGAAATTAACCTCTTAGAGGAAGATATTAAGCCGCTGTCTGATGAACAGTTAAAAGCGAAAACCGTCGAGTTTAAACAACGGTTGGCCAATGGCGACACCCTAGATGATATTTTACCGGAAGCCTTTGCTGTGGTTAGGGAATCAGGACGGCGTGTCTTAGGATTGCGACACTTTGATGTGCAACTTCAGGGTGGGATAATTCTGCATACTGGGCAAATTGCCGAAATGAAAACTGGTGAGGGGAAAACTTTAGTAGCTACCCTACCAAGTTATTTAAATGCCCTGACTGGTAAAGGTGTCCACGTAATTACCGTCAATGATTACCTGGCGCGTCGGGACGCGGAATGGATGGGTCAGGTACACCGGTTCTTAGGGTTAAGTGTGGGGCTAATTCAGTCCACTATGACCCCCAGTGAACGCCAAAAAAACTATGAGTGTGATATTACCTATGTCACCAACAGCGAAATAGGCTTTGATTATCTCCGGGATAATATGGCTACTTCAATGGCTGAGGTGGTACAACGTCCGTTTAATTTCTGTGTAATTGACGAGGTAGACTCGATTTTAGTGGATGAAGCCCGGACTCCACTAATTATTTCTGGTCAGGTGGAAAGACCAACGGAAAAATACTTACAAGCGGCAGAAATTGCTTTTAGCTTGCAAAAGGATGAACATTACGAAGTTAATGAAAAGGATCGTAACGTTCTATTGACAGATGAGGGTTTTGCCGAATCGGAAAATCAGTTGGGTGTGACAGATTTGTTTGACCCAGAAGACCCTTGGGCGCATTTTATGTTTAATGCGATTAAAGCCAAGGAATTGTTTCTCAAAGATGTGAATTATATTGTCCGCAATGACGAAATTGTGATTGTGGATGAATTTACAGGTCGGGTACTGCCGGGACGGCGTTGGAGTGATGGTTTACACCAAGCTATTGAAGCCAAGGAACACGTAGAAATTCAGCCAGAAACCCAAACTTTGGCGACAATTACCTATCAAAATCTGTTTTTGCTATATCCCAAGTTGGGGGGAATGACGGGAACGGCAAAAACTGAAGAAGTGGAATTTGAAAAGATATACAAACGGGAAGTGACGATTATTCCCACCAATCGGATTAGAAGACGGGAAGACTTGTCTGATATGGTGTTTAAGACTGAACCAGGGAAGTGGGGAGCGATCGCTAAAGAATGTGCCGAAATGCACGAAAATGGTAGACCTGTGTTAGTGGGGACAACCAGCGTCGAAAAGTCCGAACTTCTCAGCCGACTCCTCAAGGAAATGGAAATTCCCCACGAGTTACTTAACGCTAGACCAGAAAATGTGGAACGGGAAGCGGAAATTATTGCCCAAGCTGGACGCAGTGGGGCTGTAACTATCGCTACGAACATGGCAGGACGGGGTACAGACATTATCCTGGGTGGTAACTCTGAGTATATGGCGCGGTTGAAACTGCGGGAATACTTTATGCCTCGCATTGTTAGCCCCGAAGATGATGATAGTTTTGGAATGCAAAGGGCTTCGGGACTACCGATAGGTGGTAGCGGTGGTGGACAAGGCTTTGTTCCTGGTAAAAAGGTGAAAACTTGGCGGGCTTCTCCAGAAATTTTCCCCACCCAATTAAGAAAGGAAACAGAACAGCTTTTAAAAGCGGCTGTAGAGGTGGCTGTGAAGGCTTATGGTGAGCGCAGTTTACCGGAATTGGAAGCAGAAGAGAAGGTAGCTGTGGCGGCGGAAAAAGCCCCGACAGATGACCTGGTAATTCAGAAATTGCGGGAAGCTTACCAGCAGATTAAGCATGAGTATGAAGAATTTACTGTCCGCGAACATGATGACGTTGTCAACAGAGGTGGTTTGCACGTAATTGGAACGGAACGTCATGAGTCACGACGAATTGATAACCAGTTACGCGGACGAGCGGGAAGACAAGGCGACCCTGGAACGACAAGATTTTTCCTCAGTTTAGAGGATAACCTATTACGCATCTTTGGGGGCGATCGCGTTGCTGGCTTAATGAATGCTTTCCAAGTGGAAGAAGATATGCCGATTGAATCGGGTATGTTAACCCGCAGCTTAGAGGGCGCACAGAAAAAGGTGGAAACCTATTACTACGACATCCGCAAACAGGTGTTTGAGTATGACGAGGTAATGAATAATCAACGGCGGGCTATCTATGCGGAACGTCGCCGGGTGTTGGAAGGTCAGGATTTGAAGGAACAGGTGATAAAATACGCAGAAAAAACGATGGACGACATCGTTGATTATTACATCAACCCTGATTTACCTTCGGAAGAATGGGAGTTAGAAAAGTTAGTAGATAAGGTGAAGGAGTTTGTTTACCTGTTGGCTGATATGCAGTCTGGACAGTTGGAGGATATGGGAGTACCGGAAATTAAAGCGTTCCTCCATGAACAAGCGCGGATTGCCTATGATATGAAGGAAGCGCAAATTGACCAAATTCAACCGGGTTTAATGCGTCAAGCGGAACGGTTCTTTATTCTCCAACGCATAGATACTTTGTGGCGGGAGCATCTGCAACAAATGGATGCTTTGCGTGAGTCGGTCGGCTTGCGTGGTTATGGACAAAAGGACCCGCTGATTGAGTATAAGAGTGAGGGTTATGAGTTGTTCTTGGATATGATGGTGAATATCCGTCGTGATGTGGTTTATTCTCTGTTTATGTTCCAGCCTCAAGCGCAACAAACTGCTGAGATGGTTTAA
- a CDS encoding AbrB/MazE/SpoVT family DNA-binding domain-containing protein: MGTAIKTRIVKIGNSQGLRIPKTLLEQSGINSEVEIEVHGNHLIIRPVTQIRKGWEKAFIEMAEKQDDVLLDDINTTEWDKDEWQW; this comes from the coding sequence ATGGGTACAGCAATTAAAACCAGAATAGTCAAAATCGGCAATTCCCAAGGTTTACGCATTCCCAAAACCTTATTAGAACAAAGCGGAATTAACTCAGAAGTAGAAATAGAAGTTCACGGTAATCATCTGATTATTCGCCCAGTTACACAAATAAGAAAAGGTTGGGAAAAAGCATTTATAGAAATGGCAGAAAAACAAGATGATGTCCTATTAGATGATATCAACACAACAGAATGGGATAAAGATGAATGGCAATGGTAG